In one window of Candidatus Krumholzibacteriota bacterium DNA:
- a CDS encoding HAMP domain-containing protein has translation MQTGLRKRILLGQGIAPALVAVVLVWAVVNLVGLGKASDAILRENYKSILAAENMIDAIERQDSAVLLEMLDYTEEGLAQFRENENNFLQWLGRAKDNITIDGERDILEAIEAGYSDYLVQYSRLREIRGSSPAGAGEFYHEIVLPSFRLVRDEAVRLREINQETMFVASRRAEAVAQKAIWSTTAVALAAIGLGLAFSLLLSKRLVRPIRRMMEVTEALAEGNYDVHVPATGSDELSRLAESLNAMAGKLGVYHRINVEHVIAEKRKSDAVLRSIEDGVVVVDAEYRITNMNPQAGRIFGVDPDDVLEKHVLEIVRDERVYELMQRTTETGRQPILDDGGNIITIGTEESSKHYHFSVTPVVSKGGGMLGVVLLLRDVTRFKELDRLKSEFVMTASHELKTPLQSLGMSIDLFAEEAGGRLDEKQQQLLNAAHDELTRLKSLISDLLDLSRIEAGKVEMEIERTSVTALAQRAAGLLKTQAEQKGIELSVDAPDGLPDVSADATKITWVLTNLVGNALRYARSGIVVSASRVGRWVHISVADDGEGIPPEYQSRIFEKFVRVKSDESVGGTGLGLAICREIVRAHKGTIWVDSSPGQGSEFTFTLPIDEETRERNYDENTRSDRR, from the coding sequence ATGCAAACCGGTCTGCGAAAACGCATTCTCCTGGGGCAGGGAATCGCCCCCGCCCTCGTTGCCGTCGTGCTCGTCTGGGCCGTCGTGAATCTCGTCGGCCTCGGAAAGGCGAGCGATGCCATCCTGCGGGAGAATTACAAGAGCATCCTGGCCGCCGAAAACATGATAGACGCGATAGAGCGCCAGGACAGCGCGGTTCTCCTCGAGATGCTCGATTACACCGAGGAAGGCCTGGCGCAGTTCCGCGAGAACGAGAACAACTTTCTCCAGTGGCTCGGCCGGGCGAAGGACAACATCACGATCGACGGCGAGCGGGACATCCTCGAAGCGATCGAGGCGGGCTATTCCGATTACCTGGTGCAGTATTCGAGGCTCCGCGAGATCCGCGGCTCATCGCCGGCGGGGGCCGGGGAGTTCTACCACGAGATCGTTCTTCCGTCGTTTCGTCTCGTGCGCGACGAGGCCGTCCGTCTGCGCGAAATCAACCAGGAGACCATGTTCGTCGCCAGCCGGCGCGCAGAGGCCGTGGCGCAGAAGGCGATCTGGTCGACGACCGCGGTCGCGCTCGCCGCGATCGGTCTCGGCCTCGCGTTCAGTCTCCTGCTCAGCAAGAGGCTGGTTCGACCGATCCGCAGGATGATGGAAGTGACGGAGGCGCTCGCGGAGGGGAATTACGACGTCCATGTCCCGGCGACCGGGTCGGACGAACTGAGCCGGCTGGCGGAGAGCCTGAACGCGATGGCGGGCAAGCTCGGCGTCTATCACCGTATCAATGTGGAGCACGTCATCGCGGAGAAGCGGAAGAGTGATGCCGTGCTCCGGAGCATCGAGGACGGAGTCGTCGTCGTCGACGCGGAATACCGGATAACGAACATGAATCCCCAGGCAGGAAGGATTTTCGGCGTCGATCCGGATGATGTCTTGGAAAAGCATGTTCTCGAGATCGTCAGGGACGAGCGCGTGTACGAGCTGATGCAGCGGACGACGGAGACCGGGCGGCAGCCGATACTCGATGACGGCGGAAACATCATCACGATCGGTACGGAGGAGAGCAGCAAGCACTACCACTTCAGCGTGACACCGGTCGTGTCGAAAGGCGGGGGAATGCTCGGCGTCGTGCTGCTGCTTCGAGACGTGACGAGATTCAAGGAGCTCGATCGCCTGAAGAGCGAATTCGTGATGACGGCCTCGCACGAGTTGAAGACGCCGCTTCAGAGTCTCGGCATGAGCATCGATCTGTTCGCCGAGGAGGCGGGCGGCCGGCTCGACGAGAAGCAGCAGCAGCTGCTCAACGCCGCGCACGACGAGCTCACACGTCTCAAGAGCCTCATCAGCGACCTCCTCGATCTGTCCAGGATCGAGGCGGGAAAGGTCGAGATGGAGATCGAGCGGACGTCCGTCACGGCGCTCGCCCAGCGGGCGGCCGGTCTGCTCAAAACGCAGGCCGAGCAGAAGGGCATCGAACTCAGCGTCGATGCGCCCGACGGTCTGCCGGACGTCTCCGCTGATGCGACGAAGATCACGTGGGTGCTGACGAACCTCGTCGGCAACGCCCTCAGATACGCCAGGAGCGGCATCGTTGTATCCGCATCCCGCGTCGGCCGGTGGGTGCACATATCGGTCGCCGACGACGGCGAGGGTATTCCCCCGGAGTACCAGAGCCGGATCTTCGAGAAATTCGTTCGTGTCAAGAGCGATGAGAGCGTTGGAGGCACGGGACTCGGCCTTGCGATCTGCAGGGAGATCGTCCGCGCCCACAAGGGTACGATCTGGGTGGATTCGAGTCCCGGTCAGGGGAGCGAATTCACGTTCACCTTGCCGATCGACGAGGAAACACGGGAGAGAAATTATGACGAGAACACCCGTTCTGATCGTCGATGA
- a CDS encoding response regulator: MTRTPVLIVDDEKNIRMTLSRALESLDLDSDTAINGEEALAKLKKKQYDLILLDLRMPGMDGMDVLRKVRETRPDIKIIIITAHGTVESATEAMKLGAVDFIQKPFTPKEIREMVSNVLDRGSNEGGYDEHVESARKSLAGGNLTAAKEHVRMAISRDSTRPEALNLLGAILERQGDWLEALKQYRSAAALDPAYRPAAENIDRIVQRHERGDNIDLGESGGSGKKGS, from the coding sequence ATGACGAGAACACCCGTTCTGATCGTCGATGACGAGAAGAATATCAGGATGACATTGTCGCGGGCGCTGGAATCGCTCGATCTCGATTCCGATACGGCGATAAACGGCGAGGAAGCGCTCGCCAAGCTGAAAAAGAAACAGTACGATCTGATCCTGCTCGATCTCCGCATGCCGGGCATGGACGGAATGGATGTGCTGAGAAAAGTGCGCGAGACCCGTCCGGACATCAAGATCATCATCATCACGGCGCACGGCACCGTCGAGTCGGCAACGGAAGCGATGAAGCTCGGCGCGGTGGATTTCATACAGAAACCCTTCACCCCGAAGGAAATCCGCGAAATGGTGTCGAACGTTCTCGACCGCGGTTCAAACGAGGGGGGATACGACGAACACGTCGAATCGGCCAGGAAGAGTCTGGCCGGGGGCAATCTGACCGCGGCGAAGGAGCATGTGAGAATGGCGATCTCCCGGGATTCGACGAGGCCGGAGGCGCTGAACCTGCTGGGGGCCATTCTCGAGCGGCAGGGAGACTGGCTGGAGGCGCTGAAGCAGTACCGCTCCGCGGCGGCTCTCGATCCGGCCTACCGGCCGGCCGCGGAGAATATCGACAGGATCGTGCAGCGGCACGAGCGGGGAGACAACATCGATCTCGGGGAATCTGGCGGTTCCGGGAAGAAGGGGAGCTGA
- a CDS encoding TrkA family potassium uptake protein — protein MAAQLFVVVIGCGRLGAHLANRLSRNGHGVMAIDVDKRSFGALSPDYSGFWTEGDATEMSVLKQAKVDKADILFATTRDDNVNIMVAQVARVEFGVRRVLARVYDPHREAIYRHLDIEVVSPTLLAADQLLKLAETDGPA, from the coding sequence GTGGCCGCACAACTCTTCGTCGTGGTGATCGGATGCGGGCGGCTGGGAGCGCATCTCGCGAACCGGCTCAGCCGGAACGGGCACGGCGTCATGGCGATCGACGTCGACAAGCGGTCGTTCGGCGCGCTGTCGCCCGATTACAGCGGGTTCTGGACCGAGGGGGACGCGACCGAAATGTCCGTGCTGAAGCAGGCCAAGGTCGACAAGGCGGACATCCTGTTCGCCACGACCCGGGACGACAATGTCAATATCATGGTCGCCCAGGTGGCCCGGGTGGAATTCGGCGTCCGGCGGGTTCTCGCGCGCGTCTACGATCCGCATCGGGAAGCGATATACCGGCATCTCGATATCGAGGTCGTCAGCCCCACGCTCCTCGCCGCGGATCAACTTCTGAAATTGGCCGAAACGGATGGTCCGGCATGA
- a CDS encoding TrkA family potassium uptake protein has product MKVLIVGGGKPVYFLCKAFIAKGYDVTVINRDHAECVAMARTMKITVVHGDGTDSTILDEAGAHSSDAILSVTPNDQDNLVACQLGRVRYGVPRVVALVEDPDNEAVFRKLGVEVISMTRNIASMIEQRTALDDIINLIPAGEGKVNITEVKLKDDSPVIGNPLHEVSLPAGSLIAVVLRGDEAIIPRGDTVLRAGDSTILITLPENHGPVLRAVTGEEN; this is encoded by the coding sequence ATGAAGGTTCTCATCGTCGGCGGCGGCAAGCCGGTGTATTTCCTCTGCAAGGCGTTCATCGCCAAGGGCTACGATGTCACGGTGATCAACAGGGACCATGCCGAGTGCGTGGCCATGGCCAGAACCATGAAGATCACCGTGGTCCACGGCGACGGCACGGATTCGACGATTCTCGACGAGGCGGGAGCGCATTCCAGCGACGCGATCCTGTCGGTCACGCCGAACGATCAGGACAATCTCGTCGCGTGCCAGCTGGGCAGGGTCCGGTACGGAGTGCCCCGCGTCGTCGCGCTTGTCGAGGATCCGGACAACGAGGCGGTGTTCCGGAAACTGGGAGTCGAGGTGATCTCGATGACGCGGAATATCGCGAGCATGATCGAGCAGCGGACCGCCCTGGACGACATCATCAACCTGATTCCCGCCGGAGAGGGAAAGGTCAACATCACGGAAGTCAAACTGAAAGACGACTCGCCCGTTATCGGCAACCCCCTCCACGAAGTGTCACTGCCGGCCGGCAGCCTCATCGCCGTCGTGCTTCGTGGCGATGAAGCCATCATACCCCGGGGCGATACGGTGCTCCGCGCGGGCGACAGCACGATCCTGATCACGTTGCCCGAGAACCACGGGCCCGTTCTCAGAGCCGTCACGGGAGAGGAGAATTGA
- a CDS encoding TrkH family potassium uptake protein, translated as MSASHLRRTGHLRARYRAICSYTGLVLVLCAGLALIPLLALPMHEGNATGPAWAFLFTSAAMAIAGFSAWRFMSPRRDVVLTVPEGGLIVLLSWVVVCLISAWPFMSISRFTFTQAVFESVSGWTTTGLSVLDVSRANPAILLWRSVLQFAGGAGLAIIMLSAIAGPRGPALSVAEGREQLVPHVRESAKLVLAIYSSYTLAGVIALRIAGMGWFDAVNHALASLSTGGFSTRASSIGYWDSIAVEAVVVVLMVLGSTSFITAWLLLRREFRAAGRNGEVRLMAIVVPVCAVLVTVLTARTIYPTLGVSARVAIFQTVTALTTTGFSTVVFDDWNSFGWIVMITLMLIGGGSCSTAGGIKQYRVHLLWKNLVWELRRGLLPRTAVTGNYVWHAGRRIFVDDERLRQIGTFLFLYLTGFLFGTAVLCAHGFGVRESLFEFASALGTVGLSVGITSSASPPGVLWAETAGMFLGRLEFMIIFTSAAKIVRDSWTMVRYARGHGGEINVSKPGQFQ; from the coding sequence TTGAGCGCATCGCACCTCCGCCGGACCGGTCATCTGCGGGCCCGTTACCGGGCGATCTGCTCGTACACGGGCCTCGTTCTCGTTCTCTGCGCCGGACTCGCTCTCATCCCGCTGCTCGCGTTGCCGATGCACGAAGGAAACGCGACCGGCCCCGCGTGGGCGTTCCTTTTCACCTCGGCGGCGATGGCGATCGCCGGATTTTCCGCGTGGCGGTTCATGTCGCCCCGCAGAGATGTCGTGCTCACCGTTCCAGAGGGAGGATTGATCGTTCTCCTGAGCTGGGTCGTCGTGTGCCTCATATCCGCGTGGCCCTTCATGTCGATCAGCCGGTTCACGTTCACGCAGGCGGTATTCGAGTCGGTCAGCGGGTGGACGACGACCGGATTGTCGGTCCTGGACGTCTCGAGGGCGAACCCGGCCATCCTTCTCTGGCGCAGCGTGCTGCAGTTCGCCGGCGGCGCCGGACTCGCGATCATCATGCTCTCGGCGATCGCCGGCCCGAGAGGTCCCGCCCTGTCGGTCGCCGAAGGTCGGGAGCAGCTCGTGCCGCACGTCCGGGAATCGGCGAAACTGGTTCTTGCGATATACAGCAGTTATACACTGGCCGGCGTGATCGCCCTGCGGATCGCCGGCATGGGCTGGTTCGACGCCGTGAACCATGCCCTTGCATCCCTCTCGACCGGCGGGTTCTCGACGCGCGCGTCGAGTATCGGCTACTGGGACTCGATCGCCGTCGAAGCCGTCGTCGTCGTGCTGATGGTGCTGGGGAGTACCAGCTTCATCACCGCCTGGCTCCTGCTGCGCCGGGAGTTCCGCGCAGCGGGCAGGAACGGCGAGGTGCGCCTGATGGCGATTGTCGTTCCGGTGTGTGCCGTTCTCGTCACCGTGCTCACTGCACGCACCATCTACCCGACGCTCGGCGTCAGCGCCCGTGTCGCGATTTTCCAGACGGTGACCGCCCTGACGACAACCGGATTCTCGACCGTCGTGTTCGATGACTGGAATTCGTTCGGCTGGATCGTGATGATCACGCTCATGTTGATCGGCGGCGGCAGCTGCTCGACGGCGGGAGGGATCAAGCAGTATCGGGTCCACCTGCTCTGGAAGAATCTCGTGTGGGAGCTCCGTCGCGGGTTGCTGCCGCGGACCGCCGTGACCGGTAATTACGTCTGGCATGCTGGACGTCGCATCTTCGTAGACGATGAACGCCTGCGACAGATAGGCACGTTCCTGTTCCTCTACCTGACGGGGTTTCTCTTCGGTACGGCTGTGCTCTGCGCGCACGGCTTCGGTGTCCGCGAGTCTCTCTTCGAATTCGCGTCGGCGCTCGGTACCGTGGGATTGTCCGTCGGAATCACGTCCTCCGCCTCACCTCCCGGTGTTCTCTGGGCGGAGACCGCGGGCATGTTCCTGGGACGGCTGGAATTCATGATCATTTTCACGAGCGCCGCCAAGATCGTCCGTGATTCATGGACCATGGTCCGCTACGCTCGAGGACACGGCGGGGAGATCAACGTTTCCAAGCCGGGTCAGTTCCAGTAG
- a CDS encoding ParA family protein, whose product MHPSDTAAFLNQKGGVGKTTSVANTGAGLAIMGKRVLIVDLDPQGHLTSFLGIDRGDVETSTGDILRGEAHPHEAIVTRELGARLCLDGEESRISLSVIPATIDLADVETDLAGAPDGALLLRHAMATVADDYDYILFDCPPSLGLVTINALAAARKVFIPVQAEQLALLSLENLLRRIESVSNELGLDLVVGGLIATRYDGRKVLNRTVVQTLRERYGALLLETMVRENIALAESPRFGKDIFSYSPRSYGAADYLNLSLEVMGRIANADELFSVERGVITGNRVAEPAPPEESADDEYTGGEAAAETKPAGPDTLDSWDDSYLREAGGEGYWN is encoded by the coding sequence ATGCATCCATCCGATACGGCAGCATTCCTCAATCAGAAGGGCGGCGTCGGCAAGACCACGTCCGTGGCGAACACGGGCGCGGGACTGGCGATCATGGGCAAGCGCGTCCTCATCGTCGACCTCGACCCGCAGGGCCACCTGACGAGCTTCCTCGGCATCGATCGCGGCGACGTCGAGACGTCGACGGGGGACATCCTGCGCGGCGAAGCCCATCCGCACGAGGCGATCGTCACGCGCGAGCTCGGCGCGCGTCTCTGCCTCGACGGCGAGGAGTCCCGGATCTCCCTCTCGGTGATCCCGGCGACGATCGACCTCGCGGACGTCGAGACCGATCTCGCGGGCGCCCCCGACGGCGCGCTGCTCCTTCGCCACGCGATGGCGACGGTGGCGGACGACTACGACTACATCCTCTTCGACTGCCCGCCGAGCCTCGGGCTCGTCACGATCAACGCCCTGGCCGCCGCCAGGAAGGTCTTCATCCCCGTCCAGGCGGAGCAGCTGGCCCTCTTGAGCCTCGAGAACCTCCTGCGCCGCATCGAGTCGGTCTCGAACGAGCTCGGCCTCGACCTCGTCGTCGGCGGCCTGATCGCCACGCGCTACGACGGGCGAAAGGTGCTCAACCGGACGGTCGTCCAGACCCTGCGCGAGCGCTACGGCGCCCTCCTCCTCGAAACGATGGTCCGCGAGAACATCGCCCTCGCCGAGTCGCCCCGGTTCGGGAAGGACATCTTCAGCTACAGCCCGCGCAGCTACGGGGCGGCCGATTACCTCAACCTCTCCCTCGAGGTCATGGGACGGATCGCCAACGCGGACGAGCTCTTCTCGGTGGAGCGGGGCGTGATCACGGGGAACCGCGTCGCGGAGCCGGCGCCCCCCGAGGAATCGGCGGACGACGAATACACCGGCGGGGAAGCGGCGGCCGAAACCAAGCCGGCCGGGCCGGACACGCTCGACTCATGGGACGACTCGTACCTGCGGGAAGCGGGCGGCGAGGGCTACTGGAACTGA
- a CDS encoding 4Fe-4S dicluster domain-containing protein, producing the protein MALIRPDFAKEIEKYGGVDFSACFNCGNCTAVCPLAERDNTFPRRLLRYTVLGLEEDLQRAPEPWLCYYCGDCSTTCPRQANPGEIMMSLRRYLTASYDWTGLSRRFYTSKLWEIGVLAAVAAVVVLLFVFFLPFTAYPAALINEDGGVRINSFVEGMAAERFVRYIELGDWVMAAIISFFLISNIFNMYLKIVVRSGRGKVPLRAYVTEAWNLVFHFATQIRFAKCTDRSYWALHWWLMSGYTIMFTMIVVFLPWFQTERIHPIMHPQRFLGYYATIGILLAIVVWSVKRIRKSGEAHKHTHETDWIFLILLFCTTLTGILVHFFRLGGMVRTTYYTYVVHLAILVPMLVVEVPFSKWSHLAYRPLAIYFTNLVNVAQRSKRA; encoded by the coding sequence ATGGCGCTGATACGCCCGGATTTCGCGAAGGAGATAGAGAAGTACGGCGGGGTCGACTTCTCGGCCTGCTTTAACTGCGGCAACTGCACGGCGGTCTGCCCCCTCGCCGAGCGGGACAACACCTTCCCCCGGCGCCTGCTCCGCTACACCGTGCTCGGCCTGGAGGAGGATCTGCAGCGCGCGCCGGAGCCCTGGCTCTGCTACTACTGCGGCGATTGCAGCACGACCTGCCCGCGCCAGGCGAACCCCGGCGAGATCATGATGTCCCTCCGGCGCTACCTGACGGCCAGCTACGACTGGACGGGGCTCTCCAGGAGATTCTACACGTCGAAGCTCTGGGAGATCGGCGTGCTCGCCGCCGTCGCGGCCGTCGTCGTCCTCCTCTTCGTCTTCTTCCTCCCCTTCACCGCCTACCCGGCCGCCCTCATCAACGAGGACGGGGGCGTCAGGATCAACTCCTTCGTCGAGGGGATGGCGGCCGAGCGTTTCGTGCGCTACATCGAGCTGGGCGACTGGGTCATGGCGGCGATCATCTCGTTCTTTCTGATCTCGAACATCTTCAACATGTACCTGAAGATCGTCGTCAGGAGCGGCAGGGGGAAGGTGCCCCTCCGCGCGTACGTGACCGAGGCGTGGAACCTCGTCTTCCATTTCGCCACGCAGATCAGGTTCGCCAAGTGCACCGACCGGAGCTACTGGGCCCTCCACTGGTGGCTCATGTCGGGGTACACGATCATGTTCACGATGATCGTCGTCTTCCTGCCGTGGTTCCAGACCGAGCGCATCCATCCGATCATGCATCCGCAGCGGTTCCTCGGGTACTACGCGACGATCGGCATCCTGCTCGCCATCGTCGTCTGGTCGGTGAAGCGGATCAGGAAATCGGGCGAGGCGCACAAGCACACCCACGAGACCGACTGGATCTTCCTCATTCTCCTCTTCTGCACGACGCTCACGGGCATCCTCGTGCACTTCTTCAGGCTCGGCGGCATGGTCCGGACCACCTACTACACCTACGTCGTCCACCTCGCCATCCTCGTGCCGATGCTCGTGGTGGAGGTCCCCTTCTCGAAGTGGTCGCACCTCGCCTACCGTCCCCTGGCGATCTATTTCACGAACCTCGTGAACGTCGCGCAACGGAGCAAACGGGCCTGA
- a CDS encoding helix-turn-helix domain-containing protein, translating into MNDRKRTIDHMKERREAPAEARELAKRFARMRKTILGALRDGPLTIPEIAERTGLPPAEVTYGLMTLRKFGQVETLVEDDVDEYYRYRAKD; encoded by the coding sequence ATGAACGACAGGAAACGGACGATCGATCACATGAAAGAGCGGCGCGAGGCGCCCGCCGAGGCAAGGGAGCTGGCGAAGCGCTTCGCCCGGATGCGCAAAACCATCCTCGGCGCGCTCCGCGACGGGCCGCTGACGATCCCCGAGATCGCCGAACGGACGGGCCTCCCGCCGGCCGAGGTCACGTACGGTCTCATGACGCTGCGCAAGTTCGGCCAGGTGGAGACCCTCGTCGAGGACGACGTCGACGAGTACTACCGCTATCGAGCGAAGGACTGA
- a CDS encoding CoB--CoM heterodisulfide reductase iron-sulfur subunit A family protein → MTERIGVYICQCGSNISDYVDVEAVRAAVEQVDGVALAKVTMFACADSTQQEIVQDIEEQRLDGMVVASCSPKLHLFTFRNVAERAGINRYNYVQANIREQGSWAHSDTPAEATAKAIRTVKAAISRALLSEPLEPARISSETAILVVGAGVSGMQTAIALADAGSRVFLVERDHFVGGRTAQWGELFPTGETGASVASGLYGRIEERDDIELLTGCEIVSASGSVGNFEVRLQTTPRGLAPGARGEEDDDGFEERLARAIDACPVVVPDPFEFGLGERKALYSRGGGSPSLPVVDREHCTRCGACVEICPEIDPGLEEEFRDIRAGAVVIATGFDPYEPAEGEFGYGRIPNVITLQQFERLLATGGDSLAFNGRAVRNIAYIFCVGSRQDEAVEGVNTYCSRYCCAAAIHAGLVARRRFGDVLNYHVTRGVRTYGTTEEIYEESSKLGDIYLQTADDDPPVVTGSNGTATVTARDLLTGGAELEIEADLVVLVTGMVPRADDRIGAILKAPAGRDGFFNEVHPKLKPVETVIDGVFLSGAAQGPKNIVEAVTAARSAAVKAHALVRTGEIELEPTMAKIDPTICEWCGACAEACPFDAIAETSRDGATIAVVDESICKGCGMCLPVCPVNAIQLIGYTDGEIEAMIDAMAE, encoded by the coding sequence ATGACCGAACGGATCGGCGTCTACATCTGCCAGTGCGGATCGAACATCTCCGACTACGTCGACGTCGAGGCGGTCAGGGCGGCGGTCGAGCAGGTGGACGGGGTCGCCTTGGCGAAGGTGACGATGTTCGCCTGCGCCGACTCGACGCAGCAGGAGATCGTGCAGGACATCGAGGAACAGCGGCTCGACGGCATGGTCGTGGCATCCTGTTCCCCGAAGCTCCACCTCTTCACCTTCAGGAACGTCGCCGAGCGCGCGGGCATCAACAGGTACAACTACGTGCAGGCGAATATCCGCGAGCAGGGCTCCTGGGCGCACTCGGACACCCCCGCCGAGGCGACGGCGAAGGCGATCCGCACCGTGAAGGCCGCCATCTCGCGGGCGCTGCTCTCCGAGCCCCTGGAGCCGGCCCGCATCTCCTCCGAGACGGCGATCCTCGTCGTCGGAGCGGGCGTCTCCGGCATGCAGACCGCCATCGCCCTGGCCGACGCCGGCTCGCGCGTCTTCCTCGTCGAGCGGGACCATTTCGTCGGGGGGCGGACCGCACAGTGGGGCGAGCTCTTCCCCACCGGCGAGACGGGCGCCTCGGTCGCGTCGGGCCTCTACGGGCGGATCGAGGAGCGCGACGACATCGAGCTCCTCACCGGGTGCGAGATCGTCTCGGCGTCGGGCAGCGTCGGCAATTTCGAGGTGCGGCTCCAAACGACGCCACGCGGGCTCGCCCCCGGCGCGCGCGGTGAAGAAGACGACGACGGCTTCGAAGAACGTCTCGCCCGGGCGATCGACGCCTGCCCCGTCGTCGTTCCCGACCCGTTCGAGTTCGGCCTCGGCGAGCGGAAGGCCCTGTACAGCCGCGGCGGCGGCTCGCCCTCCCTCCCCGTCGTCGACCGCGAGCACTGCACGCGGTGCGGTGCGTGCGTCGAGATCTGCCCCGAGATCGATCCCGGCCTCGAGGAAGAGTTCCGCGACATCCGCGCCGGGGCCGTCGTCATCGCGACCGGCTTCGATCCCTACGAGCCGGCCGAGGGGGAGTTCGGCTACGGCCGGATCCCGAACGTTATCACCCTGCAGCAGTTCGAGCGGCTCCTCGCCACGGGAGGCGACAGCCTCGCCTTCAACGGACGCGCGGTGCGGAACATCGCCTACATCTTCTGCGTGGGCAGCCGGCAGGACGAGGCGGTCGAAGGCGTGAACACGTACTGCTCGCGCTACTGCTGCGCCGCGGCGATCCACGCGGGGCTCGTCGCCCGGCGCCGCTTCGGCGACGTGCTGAACTACCACGTCACCAGGGGCGTGCGGACGTACGGGACGACCGAGGAGATCTACGAGGAATCCTCGAAGCTCGGCGACATCTACCTGCAGACGGCCGACGACGATCCGCCCGTCGTGACCGGATCGAACGGCACGGCGACGGTGACGGCTCGCGACCTGCTCACCGGCGGCGCCGAGCTCGAGATCGAGGCCGATCTCGTCGTCCTCGTCACCGGGATGGTCCCGCGGGCGGACGACCGGATCGGCGCCATCCTGAAAGCCCCCGCCGGCAGGGACGGCTTCTTCAACGAGGTGCATCCCAAGCTCAAGCCGGTCGAGACCGTCATCGACGGCGTCTTCCTCTCGGGGGCCGCGCAGGGGCCGAAGAATATCGTCGAGGCGGTGACGGCGGCGAGATCGGCGGCCGTCAAGGCGCATGCCCTGGTCAGGACGGGGGAGATCGAGCTCGAACCGACCATGGCGAAAATCGACCCGACAATCTGCGAATGGTGCGGCGCCTGCGCCGAGGCCTGCCCCTTCGACGCGATCGCGGAGACGAGCCGGGATGGCGCGACGATCGCCGTGGTCGACGAATCGATCTGCAAGGGCTGCGGCATGTGCCTTCCCGTCTGCCCGGTGAACGCCATCCAGCTCATCGGGTACACCGACGGGGAGATCGAGGCGATGATCGACGCCATGGCCGAGTGA